From one bacterium genomic stretch:
- a CDS encoding GAF domain-containing protein, producing MNFYPLPSLISVIGNLSLGAFVYAKGKKSQVHKSFALLCLILAFFSLNTYLKLVTQRAESAYLYNYILSTGIILIPFALHYFSFHITKINTLKEKIALILNGISTLFFLGINLSSPHLLVTKMIQKPFGYVAVNGYLYQVYLLGAFSFIFYAIYLVTLKYKTTKSPTEKNQMYCLLISFGIGSLNIISFIFSTLGYNYYSPTGNIANLLALAITAFAILRRGTISTLVIFEQSFLYLLLSVFIIVTYIVVVGLSYLLFIKTLPEISIFVTILVAIIISYLFQPLKEKFSYFSKKIFFKIDYDAPTFLLDFSQKLSNIFELSKLLSITTKEISETLRCSHCFILLYNEESKLFETKASLDNKDKNLIFKEDNCIVRYLSQKDTLLIREDLDIWSSQDLSVHFSKEELLVIMNELKKCKVAICIPLSSMERMFGILCLGDKIRSIYTPLDLYVLKSIKEQISISTKNLMLLEEMKKMKENLYQADKLATIGTLVSEIAHEIRNPLVSISVFAQLIKEKIEDKNFQEKIKSILPNEVKKLNSFLDKLLNFSRASEFQYQKVEIGKIIEELLLLLEETFIKHYLTLVKDYSIKEAYVLGESSQLRQVFMNIVINAVQAMPQGGQLRVSLSQEERFLSLKISDTGGGIPEGNLSKIFEPFYTTKEKGTGLGLSICKRIIREHQGEIKVTSEVNQGTTFEIQLPLVI from the coding sequence ATGAATTTTTATCCGCTACCTTCTCTTATCTCTGTAATAGGAAACTTATCCTTAGGAGCTTTTGTTTATGCAAAAGGTAAGAAGAGCCAGGTCCATAAAAGTTTTGCTCTTTTATGCTTAATTTTAGCCTTTTTTAGTTTAAACACTTATTTAAAGCTGGTTACTCAAAGGGCTGAAAGCGCCTATCTCTATAACTATATTTTAAGCACCGGAATTATTCTTATTCCATTTGCTCTCCATTATTTTTCCTTCCATATTACTAAGATTAATACCCTTAAAGAAAAAATAGCTCTAATCTTAAATGGAATCTCTACTTTATTCTTTTTGGGAATAAATCTTTCTTCTCCCCATCTCTTAGTAACTAAGATGATTCAAAAACCTTTTGGCTATGTAGCGGTAAATGGCTATTTATACCAAGTTTATCTATTAGGAGCTTTTTCTTTTATCTTTTATGCTATTTACTTAGTAACTTTAAAGTATAAGACAACTAAATCCCCTACTGAAAAAAACCAGATGTATTGTTTGTTAATAAGTTTTGGGATAGGCTCTTTAAACATTATCTCCTTTATATTTTCTACTTTAGGATACAATTACTATTCTCCCACCGGAAATATAGCTAACTTATTAGCTTTGGCCATTACTGCTTTTGCCATACTTCGTCGAGGAACGATAAGCACTTTAGTCATCTTCGAGCAAAGTTTCTTATATCTTTTATTAAGTGTGTTTATTATAGTTACTTATATAGTGGTGGTAGGTCTTTCTTATCTACTCTTTATTAAGACATTACCAGAAATATCTATCTTCGTAACTATCTTAGTAGCTATTATTATCTCTTATCTATTTCAACCCTTAAAGGAAAAATTTTCTTATTTTAGTAAAAAAATATTCTTTAAGATTGATTATGATGCCCCTACATTCTTATTAGATTTTAGCCAAAAGTTAAGTAACATCTTTGAATTAAGCAAGCTTCTCTCCATTACCACCAAAGAGATATCCGAGACTTTAAGATGTAGCCATTGTTTTATCTTACTTTATAACGAAGAAAGTAAGTTATTTGAAACAAAGGCATCTTTGGATAACAAAGACAAAAATTTAATCTTTAAAGAGGATAATTGTATAGTCAGATACTTAAGCCAAAAAGACACTCTTTTAATTAGAGAAGACTTAGATATTTGGTCGAGTCAAGATCTATCTGTTCATTTTTCTAAAGAAGAACTCTTGGTAATTATGAATGAGCTAAAGAAATGTAAAGTAGCTATTTGCATCCCTTTATCTTCTATGGAAAGAATGTTTGGTATTTTATGCTTAGGTGATAAAATAAGATCTATTTACACCCCCCTCGATCTATATGTCCTAAAGTCTATCAAAGAGCAAATTAGCATTTCGACTAAAAATCTGATGCTTTTAGAAGAAATGAAGAAGATGAAAGAAAATTTATACCAAGCAGATAAATTAGCCACCATAGGAACTTTGGTTTCTGAAATTGCTCATGAAATTAGAAATCCTTTAGTCTCTATCAGTGTCTTTGCTCAATTAATAAAAGAAAAGATAGAAGATAAAAATTTTCAAGAAAAGATTAAAAGCATTCTTCCTAACGAGGTAAAAAAATTAAATAGCTTCTTAGACAAATTACTTAATTTTAGCCGAGCTTCAGAATTTCAATATCAAAAAGTAGAGATCGGGAAGATCATAGAAGAACTCCTCTTGCTCTTAGAAGAAACATTTATTAAGCACTACCTTACTTTAGTTAAAGATTATTCTATAAAAGAAGCTTATGTTTTAGGAGAAAGTAGTCAGTTGAGACAAGTCTTTATGAATATTGTTATTAATGCTGTTCAAGCTATGCCCCAAGGAGGCCAATTGAGGGTAAGTTTAAGCCAAGAAGAAAGGTTTTTAAGTCTAAAAATTTCTGATACCGGTGGCGGTATTCCCGAAGGAAATCTCTCTAAAATATTTGAACCTTTTTATACTACCAAAGAGAAAGGAACTGGCTTAGGACTTTCTATTTGTAAAAGGATTATTAGAGAACACCAGGGAGAGATTAAAGTAACCAGTGAGGTTAATCAAGGCACTACCTTTGAAATCCAACTTCCTTTAGTCATTTAA
- the motA gene encoding flagellar motor stator protein MotA, with protein MLVIIGLAVVLGSVGFGFFLEHGNFHMLFQPAELVIIGGACAGALITATPMKTIKLLINGFKEMFGAHSSKESYLELFSLLNRIFIKIKRDGLISIEGDIENPTESLIFREYGHILANKLLLLFICDNLRVIMTATNMPAHQLESLLEVDIEVVQHDTVAPSMAMASIADACPGLGIVAAVLGVIITMGVIDQPPTVIGHHIAAALVGTMIGVLSCYGILGPIAANLGHIAIGKSVFFNVVKIALVSYVSGMAPLIALEAGRRVIPTEERPTFVELDQVMREGPK; from the coding sequence ATGCTTGTTATTATAGGGTTAGCTGTAGTTTTAGGAAGTGTAGGATTTGGATTTTTCTTAGAACATGGTAATTTCCATATGCTCTTCCAGCCAGCAGAGCTGGTTATTATTGGTGGAGCATGTGCTGGCGCTTTAATAACAGCTACTCCAATGAAGACCATAAAGCTTCTCATTAACGGTTTCAAAGAAATGTTTGGCGCCCATTCAAGTAAGGAATCTTATCTAGAATTATTCTCCTTATTAAATCGAATATTTATCAAGATAAAAAGAGATGGCCTTATCTCTATTGAAGGAGATATAGAAAATCCAACAGAAAGTCTCATCTTTAGAGAGTATGGACATATTTTAGCTAATAAGCTTCTCCTGTTATTTATCTGCGATAACCTAAGGGTAATTATGACCGCTACTAATATGCCAGCTCATCAATTAGAATCATTATTAGAAGTTGATATTGAAGTTGTTCAACATGACACGGTAGCTCCATCTATGGCTATGGCTAGTATTGCTGATGCTTGTCCAGGGCTTGGTATCGTAGCAGCCGTTTTAGGAGTGATCATTACCATGGGTGTCATTGACCAACCACCAACGGTCATTGGTCATCATATTGCAGCTGCTCTGGTAGGAACAATGATTGGAGTGCTTAGTTGTTATGGTATTCTTGGTCCCATAGCTGCAAACTTGGGACATATAGCTATTGGCAAATCAGTCTTCTTTAATGTGGTAAAAATAGCCCTTGTCTCTTATGTCAGTGGCATGGCTCCACTGATAGCTTTAGAAGCTGGAAGAAGGGTGATCCCTACTGAAGAAAGACCTACTTTTGTTGAGCTTGATCAAGTAATGCGCGAAGGACCTAAATGA
- a CDS encoding OmpA family protein encodes MKEEEKEEKKNIIIIKKVNKGGHGGGHGGSWKVAYADFVTAMMLFFIVMWLINMLTPAQRDGVASYFQTFSIFEKSSFSVMEKGALSEKPCLSKTPEKGLEKKEKLEKTKQEAMEEKEKELEKKEKELKKKEEQLKKKEETPAAKNLKEGLDEKLKNLSLDRSQIKIEADNRGVKIQLSETEGSPLFPKGSPELTPHAKKMLRKIAEDIKGTNYKLIIEGHTDAHPYVSAEYTNWELSTARASKARRELELNGIDAKRFKQVVGYADTELLVKDNPYDSKNRRITVLLLTQ; translated from the coding sequence ATGAAAGAAGAGGAAAAAGAAGAAAAGAAGAATATCATCATCATTAAAAAAGTAAATAAAGGTGGTCATGGTGGTGGTCATGGTGGATCATGGAAAGTAGCTTACGCCGACTTTGTAACCGCCATGATGTTGTTCTTTATTGTGATGTGGCTTATCAATATGCTCACCCCAGCTCAAAGAGATGGGGTAGCTTCTTATTTTCAAACCTTTAGTATCTTTGAAAAATCAAGTTTTTCAGTAATGGAAAAGGGTGCTTTGTCAGAAAAACCATGTTTAAGTAAAACACCAGAAAAGGGCCTGGAAAAGAAGGAAAAACTAGAAAAGACAAAACAAGAAGCCATGGAAGAGAAAGAAAAGGAACTAGAGAAGAAGGAAAAAGAGTTAAAGAAAAAAGAAGAACAATTAAAGAAGAAAGAAGAAACACCAGCAGCTAAAAATCTTAAAGAGGGATTAGATGAAAAACTTAAAAATCTTTCTCTTGATAGAAGTCAGATAAAGATTGAAGCAGATAATAGGGGAGTAAAGATTCAACTTTCAGAGACAGAAGGAAGTCCCTTGTTTCCCAAAGGTAGTCCTGAGCTTACACCCCATGCCAAGAAGATGCTTAGAAAGATAGCGGAGGACATCAAGGGAACTAATTATAAATTAATAATAGAAGGACATACTGATGCTCACCCCTATGTATCGGCTGAGTATACTAATTGGGAGCTTTCCACAGCCAGAGCCTCAAAAGCAAGAAGAGAACTTGAGCTTAATGGCATAGATGCCAAACGATTTAAACAAGTAGTAGGTTATGCTGACACAGAGCTTCTGGTAAAGGATAATCCTTATGACTCAAAAAACAGAAGGATTACCGTCTTACTTCTTACCCAATAA
- the hflX gene encoding GTPase HflX has protein sequence MKEVFGNIIGIKPSQIKRLENIYRRKIDPSLIVPLDLASSLLEISNEIGRQVGILVSRAGYVDYVAVGDFHKIVLPDFGRLRVGSGRFRGLRFIHTHLNREPLSRDDLVDLVILRLDLMASISLDFYRQEPLISIGYLLPQNSEEKFWKIVEPQSISKLNLNFIEFIEALEEEFTAKSLISRKIKSSQERAVLVHVSDDFDRLEAEEALNELKELVWTAGVEAVDTALQFRKKLDPKYLLGKGKLEDLVIKSVQSEADIIIFNQDLTPTQARIISEMTDLKVLDRTQLILDIFAQRAQSSDGKMQVELAQLKYRLPRLTRLDNGLSRLTGGIGGRGPGETKLEISRRRVREQISHLETKLKNSTLSRRERRKKRKDNKIPIVAIIGYTNAGKSTLLNGLTLSHEYTDDKLFATLDPHARLLCFRGEMSQDDHKIWNLEKIILVDTVGFIRHLPKDLLAAFRATLEELEDADFFLHLVDGSFFKYSKHIEIVEEVLVDLGLANIPQLLVMNKIDKITQKEKEKFIRQYNGLAISALKGDGLEELKMELAKRLWSITSLLGKK, from the coding sequence CTTTATTAGAGATTTCAAATGAAATAGGACGACAAGTAGGAATTCTTGTTAGTAGGGCTGGATATGTTGATTATGTAGCCGTGGGAGATTTCCATAAAATAGTTCTTCCAGATTTTGGAAGACTTCGAGTTGGAAGTGGAAGATTTAGAGGTTTAAGATTTATCCATACCCATTTAAACAGAGAACCTCTTAGTCGAGATGATTTAGTAGACTTGGTTATCCTACGATTAGATCTGATGGCTTCGATATCCCTTGATTTTTATCGTCAAGAACCACTAATCTCGATAGGTTATCTATTGCCTCAAAATTCAGAAGAAAAGTTTTGGAAGATAGTTGAACCTCAAAGTATATCTAAACTCAATCTGAACTTTATTGAATTTATCGAGGCTTTAGAAGAAGAATTTACGGCTAAATCTCTAATTTCAAGAAAAATTAAATCTTCCCAAGAAAGAGCTGTCTTAGTTCATGTGAGTGATGATTTTGATAGATTAGAAGCAGAAGAAGCCTTAAATGAATTAAAAGAGTTGGTCTGGACGGCAGGGGTAGAAGCAGTGGATACAGCCTTACAGTTTCGTAAAAAACTTGATCCTAAGTATTTGTTAGGCAAAGGCAAATTAGAGGATCTAGTCATAAAGAGCGTTCAATCCGAGGCGGATATAATTATTTTTAATCAAGATTTAACTCCAACCCAAGCCAGGATAATTAGTGAAATGACTGATTTAAAAGTGCTGGATCGGACGCAGCTCATCTTAGATATTTTTGCTCAGAGAGCTCAAAGTAGTGATGGAAAGATGCAGGTTGAGTTGGCTCAACTTAAGTATAGACTTCCAAGGTTAACTCGTTTAGATAATGGTTTAAGTCGTCTTACGGGAGGTATTGGCGGTCGAGGTCCTGGAGAGACAAAACTAGAAATAAGTCGCCGTCGGGTTAGAGAGCAGATCAGCCATTTAGAAACTAAACTTAAAAATAGCACTCTTAGCCGTAGAGAACGTCGAAAGAAAAGAAAGGATAATAAGATACCCATCGTAGCCATTATTGGCTATACAAATGCCGGGAAATCTACTCTCCTAAATGGCTTAACTTTGAGCCATGAGTATACTGACGATAAACTCTTTGCTACTTTAGATCCCCATGCTCGTCTTCTTTGTTTTAGGGGAGAAATGTCTCAAGATGATCATAAAATTTGGAACCTTGAAAAAATAATCTTAGTCGATACGGTTGGCTTTATTCGACATCTGCCTAAAGATCTCTTAGCTGCTTTTAGAGCTACTTTAGAAGAACTTGAAGATGCAGATTTCTTTCTTCATCTAGTAGACGGTTCTTTTTTTAAGTATTCCAAACATATTGAGATAGTAGAGGAAGTCTTGGTTGATTTGGGTTTGGCTAATATTCCTCAACTTTTAGTAATGAATAAGATTGATAAAATTACTCAAAAAGAGAAAGAGAAGTTTATTAGGCAGTATAATGGATTAGCTATTAGTGCTTTAAAAGGTGATGGCTTGGAAGAATTAAAGATGGAGTTAGCTAAGAGGTTGTGGTCAATTACTTCCTTATTGGGTAAGAAGTAA